The Chryseobacterium aureum genome contains a region encoding:
- a CDS encoding TonB-dependent receptor domain-containing protein: protein MKNKTEIVNIFTRKTLGLTLVLSAAALAFAQEKAGVSGTIVNKKNQPVPYASVTFSNKANKTLSDAVLTDEKGQYKLQLMPGDYDITVEAIDYKKSVVSKNIAAAGNIGALSIEAEPTSTADGKTNEIQGVVITAAATKPYKVELDKKTYDPSQDIVSKGGNLQDVLTNVPSVSVDTDGTVSMRGSSNVKFLINGKPSALLGIDDGANALQSIPADQIDRIEVITNPSSKFEASGTAGILNIILKKNKKTGFNGSVTGTLGYLPQTALNTNLSWRKGKFTWFLNGGGSYRESKNTSRNDAWFNSGINRETHNESISKNKNDSYNASAGLTYDISDKTSVNASGTVRTFDSDNTGNISYFDNPFSGGTIFRQRKSIGTGNNLAFQGDFGLDHKFDDNGQNLSVSLSLQRNRSNNDNNINDTTEGIFQLQDLVSQNTVNKSVIAKADYELPLGENSKLEAGYRLDTNNNDYSNQVMQSTVTAPALAYLGKYSYDATYKEMFNAFYVQFKSKIGKLGYQIGLRDELSKVDINYLNRDGEAVNKSKNYNNLFPSVFLSYEIAKDNQFLVNYSRRIDRPRSFFLIPNPNYSDNQNLFDGNIDLNPSYVDSYEIGYSISKKSFTINPTVYYRHSTDDVKMLVYDQDVAYNDANGDPQTLTTFHTKPINLGTDDRYGLDLNFNWDATKWLKFLGNVDLFGYKTTGVYFDPSIMDKPTSFEGKGFSTRARLTSTFKIDKTLNFQLQGFYRGGQKTASIDRRDMYALNFGASKTIWNGNGTISFNIQDIFNTRSMRSTAYGPNYTRDSYMQWQPRQFALSFTYRFKQGEKVEQPKKKKDINSNAAGDDQQGPM from the coding sequence ATGAAGAATAAGACAGAAATTGTCAATATTTTCACAAGAAAAACTTTAGGACTTACGTTAGTACTTTCGGCAGCCGCATTGGCTTTTGCACAGGAGAAAGCAGGAGTTTCCGGAACGATTGTCAACAAAAAAAATCAGCCGGTTCCTTATGCTTCTGTAACGTTCAGCAACAAAGCCAACAAAACATTAAGTGATGCTGTACTGACAGATGAAAAAGGACAATACAAGCTGCAACTGATGCCGGGAGATTATGACATTACCGTAGAAGCTATTGATTACAAAAAAAGCGTGGTTAGCAAAAATATTGCAGCTGCAGGTAATATCGGAGCATTATCTATTGAAGCGGAGCCCACCTCCACTGCTGATGGCAAAACCAATGAAATACAAGGAGTAGTCATTACTGCAGCAGCGACAAAACCCTATAAAGTAGAACTTGATAAGAAAACATACGACCCTTCACAGGACATCGTAAGTAAAGGAGGAAACCTTCAGGATGTTTTAACCAATGTTCCTTCAGTTTCTGTGGATACGGACGGAACAGTTTCCATGAGAGGAAGCTCCAATGTAAAATTTCTGATCAACGGAAAGCCTTCCGCTCTTCTTGGAATCGATGACGGTGCCAATGCATTACAAAGTATCCCTGCTGATCAGATTGACAGAATTGAGGTCATTACCAATCCTTCTTCCAAATTTGAAGCAAGCGGAACTGCCGGTATTTTAAATATTATTTTAAAGAAGAATAAAAAAACCGGGTTTAATGGAAGCGTTACAGGAACTTTAGGTTATCTTCCTCAAACTGCTCTTAATACCAACTTAAGCTGGAGAAAAGGCAAATTTACATGGTTTCTTAATGGTGGCGGCAGCTACAGAGAATCTAAAAACACCAGTAGAAATGATGCATGGTTCAACAGTGGAATAAACAGGGAAACTCACAATGAGTCTATCAGTAAAAATAAAAACGACAGCTACAATGCATCTGCAGGGTTAACGTATGATATTTCTGATAAAACGTCAGTAAATGCATCAGGAACGGTAAGAACTTTTGACAGTGACAACACAGGAAATATCAGCTATTTCGACAATCCTTTCAGTGGAGGAACTATTTTCAGACAAAGAAAGAGCATAGGAACAGGAAATAACCTTGCATTTCAGGGAGATTTTGGTTTAGATCACAAATTTGATGATAATGGCCAGAACTTATCGGTTTCATTAAGTCTGCAAAGAAACCGTTCCAACAATGATAATAATATCAATGATACGACAGAGGGAATTTTCCAGCTTCAGGATCTTGTTTCTCAAAATACAGTTAATAAATCTGTTATTGCCAAGGCTGATTATGAACTTCCGCTTGGAGAGAATTCAAAATTAGAGGCTGGCTACAGATTAGATACCAATAATAATGATTACAGCAACCAGGTAATGCAGAGCACTGTTACCGCTCCTGCTTTAGCGTACCTTGGTAAATACAGTTATGACGCGACGTATAAGGAAATGTTTAATGCATTTTACGTTCAGTTTAAAAGCAAAATAGGAAAATTAGGATATCAGATTGGTCTTAGAGATGAATTGTCAAAAGTAGACATCAATTATCTGAACCGTGATGGCGAAGCTGTAAATAAGTCTAAAAATTACAATAACCTATTCCCAAGTGTATTCTTAAGCTACGAAATTGCGAAAGACAATCAGTTCTTGGTAAATTATTCAAGAAGAATTGACCGCCCCCGTTCTTTCTTTTTGATTCCGAACCCGAATTACAGCGATAATCAGAATCTTTTTGACGGAAATATTGATCTGAACCCATCATATGTAGATTCTTATGAAATTGGATACAGTATTTCCAAAAAGAGTTTTACCATTAACCCTACAGTCTACTACAGACATTCTACGGATGATGTGAAAATGCTGGTATATGATCAGGATGTTGCCTATAATGACGCCAATGGTGATCCACAGACTTTAACGACATTCCATACCAAACCTATTAACTTAGGAACAGATGATCGTTACGGATTGGATCTTAACTTTAACTGGGATGCAACAAAATGGCTTAAATTCTTAGGAAATGTAGATTTATTCGGTTATAAAACTACAGGGGTGTATTTTGACCCTAGTATTATGGATAAACCTACTTCTTTTGAAGGAAAAGGTTTTTCTACAAGAGCACGACTTACTTCCACCTTCAAAATTGATAAGACGTTAAACTTCCAGCTTCAAGGGTTCTACAGAGGAGGACAAAAAACAGCAAGTATTGACAGAAGAGATATGTATGCGCTGAACTTCGGTGCTTCCAAAACAATATGGAATGGAAACGGAACCATTAGCTTCAATATACAGGATATTTTCAATACAAGATCTATGAGATCTACAGCATATGGTCCTAACTATACAAGAGACAGCTATATGCAGTGGCAGCCAAGACAATTTGCCCTATCGTTTACTTACAGATTCAAGCAAGGGGAAAAAGTAGAACAGCCTAAAAAGAAAAAGGATATCAATTCCAATGCAGCGGGCGATGACCAGCAAGGCCCAATGTAA
- the mltG gene encoding endolytic transglycosylase MltG, whose translation MKKAILMIILLVFAVAGFFGFRFYNKYLGNNVEKEGYVLIPHRAGFKQIMDSIAPYLKDKESFEAVAKEKGLDTNFKAGRYHIENGTGNKNLVNMIKAGNQTANSYRIGDFGDMYQMIGKVTKKTEIDSLHFVNDLDAVAQEKGYNNVEDLKKYFFIDTYKFFWTVSPREFFSKFENQYNDFWTSERKSKEQQSGLTRDQIYALASIVYKESGGKKDEMKTIAGLYLNRYRKGMKLQSDPTVIYAINKQTNFKEPIKRVLYKHLSTPSPYNTYANAGIPPGPICVVDKNSVDAVLNAENNNFIFMCADPARFGYHKFTASAEEHAVNAKAYQDWLNSKNIK comes from the coding sequence ATGAAAAAAGCTATTCTCATGATCATTCTGCTGGTTTTTGCAGTGGCAGGATTTTTTGGTTTTAGATTTTATAATAAATATTTAGGAAACAATGTGGAAAAGGAAGGTTATGTTCTGATTCCTCATAGAGCTGGTTTTAAACAGATCATGGATTCTATTGCTCCCTATCTTAAAGACAAAGAATCTTTTGAAGCGGTGGCTAAGGAGAAAGGTCTTGACACCAACTTTAAGGCAGGGCGTTACCACATCGAAAACGGAACAGGAAACAAAAACCTTGTGAATATGATTAAAGCCGGTAATCAGACTGCAAATTCTTACAGAATCGGGGATTTTGGAGATATGTACCAGATGATCGGCAAGGTAACCAAAAAAACGGAAATTGATTCATTACATTTTGTAAATGATCTGGATGCCGTTGCACAGGAGAAAGGCTATAATAATGTAGAAGATTTAAAAAAGTATTTTTTCATTGATACTTATAAATTCTTCTGGACGGTAAGCCCAAGAGAATTTTTCTCAAAATTTGAGAATCAGTATAATGATTTCTGGACAAGCGAAAGAAAAAGCAAGGAACAGCAGTCCGGCCTTACAAGAGATCAGATTTATGCGCTGGCTTCTATTGTTTATAAAGAATCCGGAGGAAAAAAAGATGAAATGAAAACCATTGCAGGATTGTATTTAAACCGGTACAGAAAAGGAATGAAGCTTCAGTCTGATCCTACGGTAATCTATGCAATTAATAAGCAGACTAATTTTAAAGAACCTATAAAAAGAGTATTATATAAGCATTTGTCTACACCGTCCCCTTATAATACTTATGCCAATGCAGGTATTCCTCCGGGACCCATCTGCGTAGTGGATAAGAACTCAGTAGATGCTGTTTTAAATGCTGAAAACAACAATTTTATATTTATGTGCGCAGATCCGGCAAGGTTTGGATACCATAAGTTTACAGCAAGTGCTGAAGAGCATGCGGTAAATGCAAAGGCTTACCAGGACTGGCTGAACTCTAAAAATATAAAATAA
- the dapF gene encoding diaminopimelate epimerase produces the protein MEFYKYQGTGNDFVMVDNRDLEFTKDKNNIEKLCDRRFGIGADGLILLENDPNYDFKMVYYNSDGGESTMCGNGGRCLVAFAFFLDLFEDKCKFIATDGEHEAEIHNGVIKLKMINVDTISHDGNDFVLDTGSPHYVKYVDNLREYHVYDAGYGIRNSEKYKEKGINVNFVEKISDDEIFVRTYERGVEDETYSCGTGVTASALTFLQKHNLTSVKVKTLGGNLKVYAEKNGDSFQNIWLEGPAKQVFRGKTDLL, from the coding sequence ATGGAATTTTATAAATATCAGGGAACAGGAAATGACTTTGTGATGGTAGACAACCGTGATCTGGAGTTTACTAAAGATAAAAACAATATTGAGAAATTATGTGACAGACGTTTTGGGATAGGTGCTGATGGTCTTATCCTGTTGGAAAACGATCCGAATTATGATTTCAAAATGGTGTATTACAATTCTGACGGAGGAGAAAGTACGATGTGCGGAAACGGAGGGAGATGTCTTGTAGCGTTTGCTTTTTTCCTTGACCTATTTGAAGACAAATGCAAATTCATTGCGACAGACGGAGAACACGAGGCGGAAATCCATAACGGAGTCATTAAACTAAAAATGATTAACGTAGATACCATTTCGCATGACGGAAACGATTTTGTTCTTGATACAGGGTCTCCCCACTACGTAAAATATGTAGATAATCTAAGAGAATACCACGTCTATGATGCAGGATACGGCATCAGAAATTCCGAAAAATATAAAGAAAAAGGGATCAATGTCAACTTTGTAGAAAAAATTTCTGATGATGAGATTTTTGTAAGAACCTATGAACGAGGCGTTGAGGATGAAACTTACAGCTGCGGAACAGGAGTTACAGCTTCTGCTTTAACTTTTCTTCAAAAACATAATCTAACCTCTGTAAAAGTTAAAACTTTAGGTGGAAATCTGAAGGTATATGCTGAAAAAAACGGCGACTCATTCCAGAACATCTGGCTGGAAGGTCCGGCAAAGCAGGTTTTTAGAGGTAAAACAGATCTTCTTTAA
- the pnuC gene encoding nicotinamide riboside transporter PnuC has translation MNLYDLFIKPYENYDTLQIIVEAMAAFFGILSVYFSIKKNIWVYPTGIISTLIYVYILYNFGLLGDCMINVYYTVMSIYGWILWAKNSDDHIHVEVNWASQIEWVYASLLFILSLALVTLVYYYKPYIDNKFSMEGTSLGLYHLDWANWMDVFTTSIFLVGMWLMAKQRIESWIFWIIGDFICIPMMIFKGLGITSVQYLVFTIMAILGYVNWKKSFKEKSTIKS, from the coding sequence ATGAATTTATATGATCTTTTCATAAAGCCTTATGAGAACTATGACACCTTACAGATTATCGTGGAGGCAATGGCTGCTTTCTTCGGTATTTTGAGTGTGTATTTTTCGATTAAAAAAAATATCTGGGTATACCCTACCGGCATTATTTCTACGCTGATCTATGTGTATATTCTTTATAATTTCGGCTTATTGGGAGATTGTATGATAAATGTCTATTATACGGTGATGAGTATTTATGGATGGATTTTATGGGCTAAAAATTCTGATGATCATATTCATGTAGAGGTTAACTGGGCTTCTCAAATCGAATGGGTTTATGCTTCCCTTCTTTTTATCTTAAGTCTGGCGCTGGTTACTCTTGTTTATTATTATAAGCCTTATATTGACAATAAGTTCTCTATGGAAGGAACCAGTTTAGGATTATATCATCTTGACTGGGCCAATTGGATGGATGTTTTCACCACCTCTATATTTTTAGTAGGTATGTGGTTGATGGCTAAACAACGCATTGAAAGCTGGATTTTCTGGATCATCGGAGATTTTATTTGCATACCAATGATGATTTTTAAGGGACTTGGTATCACTTCGGTTCAATATTTGGTATTTACTATAATGGCGATCTTGGGATACGTCAATTGGAAAAAAAGTTTTAAAGAAAAAAGTACAATAAAGTCATGA
- a CDS encoding amino acid permease, translating into MSKIWVKKPLSAYEADMKKSELKKVLGKWSLTAIGVGAIIGGGIFVLTGTGAYYHAGPALAISFIIAGIACVFAALCYAEFASIIPVEGSAYAYAYGTVGEIFAWAMGWCLILEYAMASMAVSVSWSGYFNKFLKIFNIHLPAYLTSDPASYTGDGFSMNLPAFILVLLITALLVKGTKEAAGANNLIVLMKTSAVIFVIIAGVYIIFSNTDLYNAVDGVKNWKPFIPDPVKIKNSEGDMVSAYGIKGIISGAAAIFFAYIGFDAVSTQAGEAINPKKDVPFAIIASLLICTALYICVSLVLTGMMHYTDFNPEGKYPDAIKAPVAYAFEIAGKHWASNIVTIAATVGLISVVMVMMMGQSRIFIGMAKDGLIPKFFGQLHPKTKTPYKGIILLGIVVALIAAFTPISTLADMTSFGTLFAFTLVCIAVWVMRKKEPNLIRPFKVPAYKIVVALGVIINLYLIFNLSAHALELSAVWLFLGGLVYFLYGKSNSKLNNPEKYQNQD; encoded by the coding sequence ATGTCGAAAATTTGGGTTAAGAAGCCACTAAGTGCCTATGAGGCAGATATGAAGAAAAGTGAGCTGAAAAAAGTCCTTGGAAAATGGAGTTTAACAGCAATTGGAGTAGGTGCTATCATCGGTGGTGGAATCTTCGTTCTTACGGGAACGGGAGCCTATTATCATGCAGGGCCTGCCCTTGCAATTTCCTTTATTATAGCAGGTATTGCCTGCGTTTTTGCTGCATTGTGCTATGCAGAGTTTGCCTCCATTATTCCTGTAGAGGGTTCAGCTTATGCGTATGCATACGGAACCGTAGGAGAAATTTTTGCATGGGCCATGGGCTGGTGTCTCATCCTTGAGTATGCCATGGCGAGTATGGCGGTCTCTGTAAGCTGGTCCGGTTATTTTAATAAATTTCTGAAGATTTTTAATATTCATTTACCTGCTTATCTCACATCAGATCCCGCAAGTTATACAGGAGACGGTTTTTCTATGAACCTGCCTGCCTTTATTCTTGTTCTGTTAATTACTGCATTATTGGTAAAAGGAACGAAAGAAGCAGCAGGAGCCAATAACCTGATCGTTTTAATGAAAACGTCTGCCGTTATCTTTGTAATTATTGCAGGGGTATATATTATTTTTTCTAATACTGATCTTTATAACGCTGTAGATGGAGTTAAAAACTGGAAGCCTTTTATTCCGGATCCGGTAAAGATCAAAAACTCGGAAGGGGATATGGTCTCTGCCTATGGTATTAAGGGAATTATTTCAGGAGCAGCAGCTATTTTCTTTGCTTATATCGGTTTTGATGCTGTTTCTACACAAGCTGGAGAGGCAATTAATCCTAAAAAAGATGTGCCTTTTGCAATTATCGCATCACTATTAATCTGTACCGCTTTATATATCTGTGTATCTCTTGTATTAACAGGGATGATGCATTATACAGACTTTAATCCTGAAGGTAAATATCCTGACGCCATTAAAGCTCCTGTAGCATACGCATTTGAAATCGCAGGAAAACACTGGGCCAGTAATATCGTAACCATCGCTGCTACTGTAGGATTAATCTCTGTAGTGATGGTAATGATGATGGGACAGTCCAGAATCTTCATCGGAATGGCAAAAGACGGCCTTATCCCTAAGTTCTTCGGACAGCTTCACCCAAAAACAAAAACACCTTACAAAGGAATTATTTTATTAGGAATTGTAGTAGCGCTGATTGCTGCCTTTACCCCGATTTCAACCTTGGCAGATATGACCAGTTTCGGAACCCTGTTCGCATTTACACTGGTTTGTATTGCAGTTTGGGTAATGAGAAAGAAAGAACCGAATCTGATCAGACCTTTCAAGGTACCTGCTTATAAAATTGTAGTAGCATTAGGGGTAATTATCAATCTTTATTTGATTTTTAACTTAAGTGCTCATGCATTGGAGCTTTCCGCTGTATGGTTGTTCTTAGGAGGTTTAGTATACTTCCTTTACGGAAAATCAAACAGTAAGCTTAACAACCCTGAAAAATATCAGAATCAGGATTAA
- a CDS encoding WD40/YVTN/BNR-like repeat-containing protein: MKKIFSILLLSTGLTAFSQQVESFETILTDKISIRAIELHDHKVWYTGTDSKFGFVDLKDSKNQKQIKLSEDKLQFRTLAQDKTSFYAINIESPAYFFKIDKKELTSQVIFKDTAKTAFYDALHFVKDGYGITFSDPDKNLLMKLALLFPHKKIYELSNPPISNHEKLKLKEGEAAFAASNTNIASYKDILWIATGGKASRIFKQKGLDWKIIETPFIQGESSQGMYSIDFYEDKFGIAVGGDYTRQEANINNIATTYDSGETWQIQASGQNAGYSTCVKIKPGSKGKEIIAVGDRHISYSSDFGKTWKKISDEKGFFVCQWIDNTSVVFAGNNRIAVMKLKF; the protein is encoded by the coding sequence ATGAAAAAAATTTTCAGCATTTTATTACTGTCTACAGGACTTACAGCATTTTCCCAGCAGGTGGAAAGCTTTGAAACCATTCTAACGGATAAAATAAGTATCAGAGCTATTGAGCTGCATGATCATAAAGTTTGGTACACCGGCACAGATTCCAAATTCGGGTTTGTAGATCTAAAGGATTCTAAGAATCAGAAGCAGATAAAATTGTCTGAAGATAAGCTTCAGTTCAGAACATTGGCACAGGATAAAACATCATTTTATGCAATTAATATCGAAAGTCCGGCATATTTTTTTAAAATTGATAAAAAAGAGCTGACCTCTCAGGTTATTTTTAAGGACACTGCCAAAACCGCTTTTTATGATGCTTTACATTTTGTGAAAGACGGATATGGTATAACGTTCAGTGATCCGGATAAAAATCTTTTGATGAAGCTGGCGTTATTGTTTCCGCACAAGAAAATATATGAGCTATCGAATCCTCCCATCAGCAATCATGAAAAGTTAAAGCTGAAAGAAGGAGAGGCCGCATTTGCCGCAAGCAATACCAATATTGCTTCCTACAAAGATATCCTTTGGATTGCAACCGGTGGAAAAGCTTCCAGAATTTTTAAGCAGAAAGGATTAGATTGGAAAATTATTGAAACTCCTTTTATCCAGGGAGAATCTTCGCAGGGAATGTATTCTATAGATTTTTATGAAGATAAGTTCGGGATTGCGGTTGGAGGAGATTATACCAGGCAGGAAGCTAATATCAATAATATAGCAACCACTTATGATAGTGGCGAGACATGGCAGATTCAGGCGTCCGGACAGAATGCGGGCTACAGCACCTGTGTGAAAATTAAACCCGGGTCCAAAGGGAAAGAGATCATTGCAGTAGGAGACAGGCACATCAGCTATTCTTCAGACTTTGGAAAAACATGGAAGAAAATTTCCGACGAAAAAGGCTTTTTTGTCTGCCAATGGATTGATAACACAAGTGTTGTTTTTGCGGGAAATAACAGAATTGCAGTCATGAAATTAAAATTTTAA
- the hemN gene encoding oxygen-independent coproporphyrinogen III oxidase: protein MNSLIDKYNIPGPRYTSYPTVPYWDESTFSPERWKETVIRSFHESNAEEGISIYIHLPFCEALCTFCACHKRITKQHSVEVPYLESVLKEWKLYLDLFNEKPKLKELHLGGGTPTFFSPENLRTLLEGIFSTVEIAEHPEFSFEGHPNNTTKEHLQTLYDLGFRRVSFGVQDYDPKVQKAINRIQPFENVKNVTEWAKEIGYRGISHDLVFGLPHQNWEAMEHTIRKTMELKPDRLAFYSYAHVPWVKGVGQRGFDENDLPSGEEKRRLYEDGKRLLQDLGYIEVGMDHFSLEHDDLYQSLIHKKLHRNFMGYTSSKTQLMVGLGMSAISDSWYAFAQNVKTVEEYQKMVEEGEIPVVKGHVLSEEDLIVRRHILNLMCQLETTFDVNNSFPELENALEMLKEMENDGLVKINGTEVKITEEGRAFTRNVAMVFDLRMMRNKPETRIFSMTI from the coding sequence ATGAACTCTTTAATAGATAAGTATAATATTCCCGGACCGCGTTACACTTCTTATCCTACCGTTCCTTATTGGGATGAATCCACATTTTCACCGGAACGATGGAAGGAAACCGTAATCAGGTCTTTTCATGAGAGCAATGCAGAGGAGGGGATTTCTATTTACATCCATCTGCCTTTCTGTGAGGCATTGTGTACATTTTGTGCATGCCACAAGCGTATTACCAAACAGCATAGTGTAGAAGTACCTTATCTGGAGAGCGTTCTAAAAGAATGGAAACTTTACCTTGATCTTTTCAACGAAAAGCCTAAACTGAAAGAGCTCCATCTTGGAGGGGGAACCCCTACGTTTTTCTCTCCTGAAAATCTAAGAACTTTATTGGAAGGAATTTTCTCAACTGTAGAGATCGCAGAACATCCGGAATTTTCTTTTGAAGGACATCCAAACAATACTACGAAAGAGCATCTTCAGACTTTGTACGACCTTGGTTTCAGAAGAGTGAGCTTCGGAGTTCAGGATTATGATCCGAAAGTTCAGAAAGCCATCAACAGAATTCAGCCTTTTGAAAATGTAAAAAACGTTACAGAATGGGCGAAGGAAATTGGTTACAGAGGAATCAGCCATGATCTTGTTTTCGGACTGCCACACCAGAATTGGGAGGCCATGGAACACACCATCAGAAAGACCATGGAACTGAAGCCGGACAGGTTGGCGTTCTATTCCTATGCACATGTTCCATGGGTAAAAGGTGTTGGACAGAGAGGGTTTGATGAGAATGACCTTCCGAGCGGAGAAGAAAAACGCCGTTTGTATGAGGATGGTAAAAGGCTTCTTCAGGATTTGGGATATATTGAGGTAGGAATGGATCATTTCTCTCTTGAGCATGATGATTTGTATCAGTCTCTGATTCATAAAAAACTTCACAGAAATTTCATGGGCTATACTTCCAGCAAAACCCAGCTGATGGTAGGTCTGGGAATGTCTGCTATTTCAGATTCCTGGTATGCTTTTGCCCAGAATGTGAAAACGGTGGAAGAATATCAGAAAATGGTGGAAGAAGGAGAAATTCCTGTGGTGAAAGGACATGTACTGAGTGAAGAAGATCTTATCGTAAGAAGACATATTCTGAATTTAATGTGTCAGCTTGAAACTACTTTTGACGTCAATAATTCTTTTCCTGAACTTGAAAATGCCCTTGAAATGCTTAAAGAAATGGAAAATGACGGTCTGGTGAAGATCAACGGAACCGAAGTTAAAATTACAGAAGAAGGAAGAGCTTTCACAAGAAACGTAGCCATGGTTTTTGACCTGAGAATGATGAGAAATAAACCGGAGACGAGAATTTTCTCCATGACAATATAA
- a CDS encoding PQQ-dependent sugar dehydrogenase, with protein MKKLLFSISIFSSLIVNSQSINLEEFVTGLTSPVEITNANDSRLFVVQQNGIIKIVQPNGAVNTTNFLNISSKIIFGGERGLLGLAFHPQYATNGYFFVYYNNTAGNVTVARYSVSTTDPNVADPNSEKILLSIPKPFDNHNGGSIHFAPDGKLWIITGDGGSGGDPNNNAQNKNSLLGKMLRIDVDATGPYNIPPDNPFAGAGVDGADEIWAYGLRNGWKFSFDLTTGNVLIADVGQGAIEEINKMPITTAGLNYGWRCYEGNNVYNAAGCAAQFTMTFPVAVYDHSGGKCSITGGYVYRGTQYPSLQGKYFFADYCSTQIGVLDSNNAITWTSPYSGNNFSTFGEDSQKGLYVAAVNSGKIFKISTGTLGTNENTLASIKVYPNPASKEIFIDGVKDKKATLEIISAEGRKVLETNQITNGKSINISGIPTGVYYINLKSGELKSYSQKLIIK; from the coding sequence ATGAAAAAACTACTTTTTAGCATCAGCATCTTTTCTTCCTTAATTGTTAATTCTCAAAGCATTAATTTGGAAGAATTTGTGACCGGACTTACCAGTCCCGTAGAAATTACAAACGCCAATGACAGCCGGCTTTTTGTAGTACAGCAAAACGGAATCATTAAGATTGTCCAGCCCAATGGAGCCGTTAATACAACTAATTTTTTAAACATCAGTTCGAAAATTATTTTTGGCGGCGAAAGAGGTCTGTTAGGACTGGCTTTTCACCCGCAATACGCTACGAACGGGTATTTTTTTGTGTATTATAACAACACGGCAGGCAACGTTACTGTTGCCAGATACAGCGTCAGCACTACAGATCCGAACGTAGCAGATCCTAATTCTGAAAAAATCCTGCTAAGCATTCCCAAACCTTTCGACAATCACAATGGAGGAAGCATTCATTTTGCTCCTGACGGAAAACTCTGGATCATCACCGGAGACGGAGGAAGTGGCGGTGACCCGAATAATAATGCACAAAACAAAAACTCACTGCTGGGGAAAATGCTGAGAATAGATGTAGATGCCACCGGTCCTTACAATATTCCACCGGATAATCCATTTGCAGGAGCAGGAGTGGATGGCGCTGATGAAATCTGGGCGTACGGCCTCAGAAACGGATGGAAATTCTCCTTTGACCTTACAACAGGAAATGTCCTGATAGCAGATGTAGGCCAGGGAGCCATCGAAGAAATCAATAAAATGCCCATTACCACAGCAGGATTAAACTACGGCTGGCGCTGCTATGAAGGCAATAATGTTTACAATGCTGCAGGATGTGCTGCCCAGTTTACGATGACATTTCCGGTTGCAGTATATGATCATTCCGGAGGCAAATGCTCCATCACCGGCGGTTATGTATACAGAGGAACCCAATACCCTTCACTCCAGGGGAAATATTTCTTCGCAGATTACTGTTCTACCCAAATCGGAGTTCTGGACAGCAACAATGCGATAACGTGGACTTCTCCTTATTCCGGAAACAATTTTTCTACTTTTGGAGAGGACTCTCAAAAGGGATTGTACGTAGCTGCTGTAAACAGCGGAAAGATTTTTAAAATTTCTACCGGAACTTTAGGAACTAACGAAAATACTTTAGCCAGTATCAAGGTCTATCCCAACCCTGCTTCGAAAGAAATTTTCATTGATGGCGTGAAAGATAAAAAAGCGACACTGGAAATCATCAGCGCAGAAGGAAGAAAAGTACTGGAAACAAACCAGATTACGAATGGCAAAAGCATCAATATTTCAGGAATACCTACCGGAGTGTATTATATCAATCTAAAATCCGGAGAACTGAAGTCTTACAGTCAGAAATTAATTATTAAATAG